In the genome of Hyphomonas sp. Mor2, one region contains:
- the cyoE gene encoding heme o synthase — MSLDMTASQPQARLATARDYVELMKPRIMMLVVFTALAGLIAALGVTGQGINPVLAGVAVLSVALGSGAAGAINMWYDSDIDAVMVRTSTRPIPSGAVPRSEALAMGLIMSALSVLLMWIASNVLAAALLALSIAYYGWFYTMVLKRRTAQNIVIGGAAGAFPPVIGWAAVTGNTPLDAWILFAIIFFWTPPHFWALSLVAHKEYEKAGVPMLPVTDGAKATRFQILLYTILLVPVGMSPLATGLGGWIYAIIGAVLTAGFLRFAAKVYRSRAGDADAGDAERKLAMSMFAFSILYLFGLFAALIVEHGFGLYFPLGGQ; from the coding sequence ATGTCTCTCGACATGACGGCCTCACAACCACAAGCCAGACTTGCGACGGCGCGCGACTATGTCGAGCTGATGAAGCCGCGCATCATGATGCTGGTCGTGTTCACCGCTCTCGCAGGCTTGATCGCCGCGCTCGGTGTCACAGGGCAGGGCATCAATCCCGTGCTGGCCGGTGTGGCCGTTCTGTCTGTCGCCCTGGGATCAGGTGCCGCAGGTGCCATCAATATGTGGTACGATTCCGACATTGACGCGGTCATGGTTCGCACCTCGACCCGCCCGATCCCATCTGGGGCAGTGCCTCGCAGCGAAGCCCTCGCCATGGGACTGATCATGTCGGCTTTGTCGGTTTTGCTGATGTGGATCGCTTCCAACGTTCTGGCTGCGGCGCTGCTCGCGCTTTCAATCGCCTATTATGGCTGGTTCTACACCATGGTTCTGAAGCGCCGGACGGCGCAGAACATCGTCATTGGCGGCGCTGCGGGCGCATTTCCGCCCGTGATTGGCTGGGCAGCCGTGACGGGAAACACTCCGCTCGATGCGTGGATCCTGTTCGCAATCATCTTCTTCTGGACGCCGCCCCATTTCTGGGCGCTGAGTCTGGTGGCGCACAAGGAGTATGAAAAGGCCGGCGTGCCGATGCTTCCCGTGACGGATGGCGCCAAAGCGACCCGCTTTCAGATCCTGCTTTACACAATCCTGCTGGTCCCCGTGGGCATGTCGCCCCTGGCGACGGGATTGGGCGGCTGGATCTATGCCATCATTGGCGCTGTGCTGACGGCCGGGTTCCTGCGATTTGCCGCGAAAGTGTATCGCAGCCGTGCCGGTGACGCTGATGCGGGCGATGCAGAGCGGAAACTGGCGATGAGCATGTTCGCGTTCTCGATCCTGTATCTGTTCGGTCTCTTTGCCGCACTGATCGTCGAGCACGGTTTCGGGTTATACTTCCCACTCGGAGGCCAATGA
- a CDS encoding cytochrome c oxidase assembly protein: MNNGRVAILATGAAVFMLGLAFASKPLYDTFCRVTGFGGTTRIAESAPDRISDREITVRFDANVANAPLKFRAEQNALPVQVGAHNLAFYEVTNTSVSDVSVIASYNVTPHKTGRYFSKLECFCFEERIIRAGETKKLPVIFFIDPAIDEERNVADVRTITLSYTFFQSDDFQGAAKTASLD; this comes from the coding sequence ATGAATAATGGTCGCGTAGCTATTCTGGCGACCGGCGCCGCGGTCTTTATGCTGGGCCTCGCCTTTGCCTCCAAGCCGCTTTACGACACGTTTTGCCGGGTGACAGGCTTCGGCGGCACGACGCGCATTGCGGAAAGCGCCCCGGATCGGATTAGCGATCGCGAGATCACGGTCCGGTTCGACGCCAATGTCGCCAATGCGCCGCTCAAGTTCAGAGCCGAACAAAACGCTTTGCCCGTGCAGGTCGGCGCGCACAATCTTGCCTTCTATGAAGTGACGAACACATCGGTCAGCGATGTCAGCGTGATCGCCAGCTACAATGTCACGCCGCACAAGACCGGACGCTATTTCAGCAAGCTGGAATGTTTCTGCTTTGAAGAGCGAATCATCCGGGCGGGCGAGACCAAGAAACTGCCCGTGATCTTCTTTATTGATCCGGCAATCGACGAGGAGCGCAATGTTGCGGACGTTCGAACCATCACCTTGTCCTATACATTTTTCCAATCGGACGATTTCCAGGGTGCGGCGAAAACAGCATCTCTCGATTGA
- the ctaD gene encoding cytochrome c oxidase subunit I, whose protein sequence is MPMDQVAAHDQHDHDHKPGFFVRWFFSTNHKDIGTLYLVFALVAGIVGYSLSGLIRWELAEPGIGPLTGIVEMLYGSTGPQAIEQAKSFYNVVITYHGLIMIFFMVMPALIGGFGNWFVPLMIGAPDMAFPRMNNISFWLTVAAFILACISMLVPGGNGVNGFGGGWVLYPPLSSSAGHAGPSMDLLILSLHTAGIASILGAINFIVTILNMRAPGMTLHKMPLFAWSLLVTAILLLLALPVLAGALTMLLTDRNFGSQFFDPSGGGDPIMFQHLFWFFGHPEVYIMILPAFGLISHIVSTFSKKPIFGYLGMAYAMVAIGAIGFIVWAHHMYTVGMPSDMKAYFVAATMVIAVPTGIKIFSWIATMWGGSIDFSVPMVWAIGFIFLFTVGGVTGVVLANAGIDHALHDTYYVVAHFHYVLSLGAVFGLFAGWYYWFEKMFGLKYNKMIGYAHFWIMFIASNLIFFPQHFLGLNGMPRRYVDYPEAFSLWNSVSSMGYALSMVATLLFFFGLFEAMIRRRKGEANPWGEGATTLEWTLPSPPPFHQFNELPVVKNEGGH, encoded by the coding sequence ATGCCTATGGATCAAGTTGCTGCTCACGATCAACACGATCACGATCACAAGCCCGGCTTCTTCGTGCGTTGGTTCTTCTCGACCAACCACAAGGATATCGGCACGCTGTACCTCGTGTTCGCCCTTGTCGCGGGTATTGTTGGCTATTCTCTTTCCGGTCTCATCCGCTGGGAGCTGGCTGAGCCGGGCATTGGCCCTCTCACCGGTATTGTCGAGATGCTGTATGGCTCCACCGGCCCGCAGGCGATCGAACAAGCCAAGAGTTTCTACAATGTCGTCATCACCTATCACGGTCTGATCATGATCTTCTTCATGGTGATGCCGGCGCTGATTGGCGGGTTCGGAAACTGGTTCGTGCCGCTCATGATCGGTGCCCCCGACATGGCGTTCCCGCGCATGAACAATATCTCGTTCTGGCTGACCGTGGCGGCGTTCATTCTGGCCTGTATTTCGATGCTGGTTCCTGGCGGTAACGGGGTGAATGGCTTTGGCGGCGGCTGGGTGCTCTATCCACCGCTCTCCAGCTCGGCCGGGCATGCCGGGCCGTCCATGGACCTTCTGATCCTGTCGTTGCACACCGCCGGTATCGCCTCAATCCTGGGCGCCATCAACTTCATCGTGACCATCCTGAACATGCGCGCCCCCGGCATGACGCTGCACAAGATGCCGCTGTTTGCCTGGTCGCTGTTGGTCACGGCGATCCTGCTTCTGCTGGCGCTGCCGGTTCTGGCCGGCGCGCTGACCATGCTTCTCACAGACCGGAACTTCGGGTCGCAATTCTTCGATCCGTCCGGCGGCGGTGACCCGATCATGTTCCAGCACCTGTTCTGGTTCTTCGGTCACCCGGAAGTGTACATCATGATCCTGCCAGCCTTTGGCCTGATCTCACACATCGTCTCGACCTTCTCCAAGAAACCGATCTTCGGCTATCTCGGCATGGCCTATGCGATGGTGGCGATTGGCGCGATCGGCTTCATCGTTTGGGCGCACCACATGTACACAGTCGGCATGCCGTCTGACATGAAAGCCTACTTCGTGGCAGCCACGATGGTCATTGCGGTCCCGACAGGGATCAAGATCTTCTCCTGGATCGCGACCATGTGGGGTGGTTCGATTGATTTCTCGGTGCCAATGGTCTGGGCGATCGGTTTCATCTTCCTGTTCACCGTCGGCGGTGTGACAGGCGTGGTCCTGGCCAATGCCGGTATCGATCACGCTCTGCACGATACCTATTACGTCGTTGCGCACTTCCACTATGTGCTGTCGCTCGGCGCCGTATTCGGCCTGTTCGCGGGTTGGTATTATTGGTTCGAGAAGATGTTTGGCCTCAAGTACAACAAGATGATCGGCTATGCGCATTTCTGGATCATGTTCATTGCGTCGAACCTGATCTTCTTCCCGCAGCACTTCCTCGGTCTGAACGGCATGCCGCGTCGCTATGTCGACTATCCGGAAGCCTTCTCTCTGTGGAACAGCGTGTCCTCCATGGGCTACGCACTGTCCATGGTCGCCACATTGCTGTTCTTCTTCGGCCTCTTCGAAGCGATGATCCGTCGTCGCAAGGGCGAAGCGAACCCATGGGGCGAAGGCGCGACGACGCTCGAATGGACACTGCCAAGCCCGCCACCCTTCCACCAGTTCAACGAGCTGCCAGTGGTCAAGAATGAGGGTGGTCACTAG